In Rhineura floridana isolate rRhiFlo1 chromosome 22, rRhiFlo1.hap2, whole genome shotgun sequence, a single genomic region encodes these proteins:
- the LOC133374593 gene encoding RNA-binding protein 4-like, translated as MVKIFVGGLSPAVTAEELRKLFEQYGLVNECDILKNFAFVHMEKEDEAHQAISALHKSDFYGAHLTVEYATSKIRNATKIYVGNVSAKATTSQIRQLFERFGKVVECDIVKNYAFVHMAKEREAMDAILNLNDTPLEEQKIFVTLSKSNNTLRAAKGATVPTPPPPSPSYYFSRGRIPPPPPAYTPYCPRTWYEREYCDRYSYELYDRARAAYDRALPPPPSPAAYRERSPVSRRTATPAATAVVAQYADPYAAAAAAAAAATAAANQTYSQAYNQPGYAAAAAAAATYSQYSIGTAYNVAEYYERYASAYAAQYAQTF; from the coding sequence ATGGTGAAGATCTTTGTCGGGGGGCTGTCTCCCGCGGTCACGGCAGAGGAGCTCAGAAAACTCTTTGAGCAGTACGGGCTGGTGAACGAGTGCGACATCTTGAAGAACTTTGCCTTCGTGCACATGGAGAAGGAGGACGAGGCGCACCAGGCCATCAGCGCCCTGCACAAGAGCGACTTCTACGGGGCCCACCTGACCGTGGAGTACGCCACCTCCAAGATCCGCAACGCCACCAAGATCTACGTGGGGAATGTCTCTGCCAAAGCCACCACCTCCCAGATCAGGCAGCTCTTTGAGAGGTTCGGCAAAGTGGTGGAGTGTGACATTGTGAAGAACTACGCGTTTGTCCACATGGCCAAAGAACGGGAAGCTATGGATGCCATCTTGAACCTTAACGACACCCCGCTAGAGGAACAGAAAATCTTTGTCACCCTCTCCAAGAGCAACAACACCCTCCGGGCCGCTAAGGGGGCAACTGTGCCAACCCCACCTCCCCCATCCCCAAGTTACTACTTCTCCAGGGGGCGCATACCGCCCCCACCCCCAGCTTACACCCCCTACTGCCCCCGCACCTGGTACGAGAGAGAGTACTGTGACCGCTACTCCTACGAGCTCTACGACCGGGCCCGGGCAGCCTACGACCGGGCCTTGCCTCCACCCCCTTCCCCAGCCGCTTATAGAGAGAGGAGCCCTGTGAGCAGGCGGACAGCTACCCCCGCTGCCACCGCCGTAGTGGCCCAGTACGCCGACCCTTatgcggctgctgcggctgcggctgctgctgctactgctgccgcCAACCAGACGTACAGCCAAGCCTACAACCAGCCTGGCTACGCGGCAGCAGCCGCAGCCGCTGCCACTTACTCCCAGTACAGCATAGGCACTGCCTACAATGTGGCAGAGTACTATGAGAGGTATGCCAGCGCTTACGCTGCCCAATATGCACAGACATTCTGA